Proteins encoded together in one Panthera uncia isolate 11264 chromosome A2, Puncia_PCG_1.0, whole genome shotgun sequence window:
- the NPAP1 gene encoding LOW QUALITY PROTEIN: nuclear pore-associated protein 1 (The sequence of the model RefSeq protein was modified relative to this genomic sequence to represent the inferred CDS: inserted 1 base in 1 codon; substituted 1 base at 1 genomic stop codon): MGNLLCKFRFPPRRLPMSGRGRPFPPPSPALPASLYIQPKRPYPILQAACTPLGILPLVNWSNSPKKPVLSAHNSMMFGHSRAKRIPPLGRKFTLPHSLSEKVEEAVEPVPSRHLPLSCPYGVEEKVQEDPRKNMEDLVETKGQNGGNRVPHNVGDIPLKSSPLETGGLLSSSQCSPTPLDLHPNPPGDSLRENTQKSLMNCCPEGHVVTSSHGPAGNVMPDTDAAVLRDPTPCCPLLQETSTKEVSGENHQPIGDTSYLSRKEIQANESSGISSRNSFSPVSASSRPCKWKTSTSHSRPLPPPQLXGHGELPPLPKFPCIAIDKNLDTLKNTKRQRKKILEDKREIKEDCSDAQPATSLSLLASETANSLLLESHTLQVPVPTDDLADQSAKSPIPSVPPSLTPNIGQETAQIVSKSSPAVPAGFVPHLSSNLICGIPVKKEGPLQPVTTVTYLISDITTLPNTSTPSLQPPSCNTESPVPMCVDSPPPILPAPLPNPSTHSPVSIVQPISSKTFASTIVANASTSTSKLTSGPGVFHMDTTPLSKAVIFRSPQESRMGAPSFPQGHCSLKQRCPAKSPVFTSPPGDQKTALLASVAVSTSLSLMDSESPPLQDNTVKAGLAGSASITTLRIQLASSDKPGILPIGVSTTTGFGVATGMPSTGDGGSPLADSTSGQHVFSGPAAPMGSGVYIPGPTHSQASGAFNLGAGLNGVPRTISAPTLGQTTWNRCGDGMAAAXRGKNTVTVFGQNASSTLNPGTWGPPIQNPGSGAVGQGCTVPTGGDSTVPTTHKCPGGSSRQRKLSSGRGDATMEKGTKRPGSFPLKSEQQGANRQKPR; the protein is encoded by the exons ATGGGCAACCTGCTTTGTAAGTTTCGTTTCCCACCCCGTCGCCTTCCGATGTCTGGCCGTGGTCGGCCCTTTCCCCCACCTTCTCCA GCCTTACCAGCTAGTTTATACATCCAGCCAAAGAGGCCGTACCCCATCCTGCAGGCCGCATGTACCCCTCTGGGGATCCTTCCCTTGGTGAACTGGAGTAACTCTCCGAAAAAACCTGTGCTGTCTGCTCATAATTCCATGATGTTTGGACACTCCAGAGCCAAAAGGATCCCTCCTCTGGGGCGCAAATTCACTCTCCCACATTCACTATCTGAGAAGGTAGAGGAAGCTGTGGAGCCGGTACCATCCAGGCACCTCCCACTTTCTTGCCCATATGGGGTGGAGGAGAAGGTCCAAGAAGATCCTAGAAAAAACATGGAGGATCTTGTAGAGACCAAAGGGCAGAATGGTGGGAACAGGGTCCCCCATAACGTTGGGGACATACCATTAAAATCTAGTCCCCTGGAGACCGGTGGGCTTCTCAGTTCCTCACAGTGCAGCCCCACACCTTTGGACCTCCATCCTAATCCTCCAGGAGACAGTTTGAGGGAGAACACCCAGAAGTCTCTGATGAACTGCTGCCCTGAAGGCCACGTAGTCACCTCCTCACATGGCCCAGCTGGAAATGTCATGCCTGACACAGATGCTGCAGTGCTCCGCGACCCAACCCCATGCTGCCCCTTACTGCAGGAGACATCAACAAAGGAAGTGTCGGGTGAAAACCATCAGCCTATAGGGGACACATCATACCTATCTAGGAAGGAGATACAGGCTAATGAGTCTTCAGGCATCTCATCAAGGAACTCTTTTTCCCCCGTATCTGCCAGCAGTAGGCCCTGCAAATGGAAAACATCCACATCACATTCTCGGCCACTGCCACCGCCCCAGTTGTGAGGCCACGGCGAGTTGCCCCCACTTCCTAAGTTTCCTTGCATAGCTATTGACAAAAACCTGGACACCTTGAAGAATACCAAACGTCAGAGGAAAAAGATCTTGGAAGACAAAAGAGAGATCAAAGAAGACTGCTCAGATGCTCAGCCTGCCACTTCTTTATCCCTACTTGCCTCAGAGACTGCTAACTCTCTGCTTTTGGAGAGTCACACTTTGCAAGTCCCTGTTCCTACTGATGACTTGGCTGACCAATCTGCCAAGTCCCCaattccctctgtccctccatctTTAACACCAAACATTGGTCAGGAGACAGCACAGATAGTTTCTAAATCTTCTCCAGCTGTTCCTGCTGGTTTTGTTCCTCATCTTAGTTCCAATCTCATTTGTGGAATTCCTGTGAAGAAAGAAGGCCCTCTTCAGCCAGTCACTACTGTAACATATCTTATTTCTGACATCACCACACTTCCTAACACCTCAACCCCCTCCTTACAGCCACCCTCCTGCAACACAGAATCCCCAGTGCCTATGTGTGTAGATTCCCCCCCTCCTATCCTACCCGCCCCTCTTCCAAATCCTTCTACACATAGCCCTGTTTCAATTGTCCAGCCCATCAGTTCTAAGACATTTGCTTCTACCATCGTAGCCAATGCATCTACATCTACCTCCAAGCTTACTTCAGGTCCTGGTGTATTCCACATGGACACCACTCCCCTTTCAAAGGCTGTTATTTTCAGATCTCCCCAAGAATCCAGAATGGGAGCTCCTTCATTTCCCCAGGGCCATTGCAGTTTGAAGCAGAGGTGCCCTGCAAAATCTCCAGTTTTCACCAGCCCACCTGGAGATCAGAAGACAGCCCTTCTCGCTAGTGTTGCTGTTTCCACTAGCTTGTCCCTTATGGATTCTGAGTCACCTCCACTCCA AGACAACACAGTGAAGGCAGGTTTGGCAGGTTCTGCATCTATTACTACACTCAGGATCCAGCTGGCCTCGAGTGACAAGCCAGGCATTCTGCCCATTGGCGTATCTACCACAACAGGCTTTGGAGTTGCCACGGGGATGCCCAGCACCGGGGATGGTGGCTCACCATTAGCTGACAGTACTTCAGGCCAACATGTGTTTTCGGGACCTGCAGCCCCTATGGGCAGTGGTGTGTACATCCCAGGCCCCACTCATTCACAGGCATCTGGAGCATTCAACCTTGGGGCAGGACTGAACGGGGTACCAAGAACCATTTCTGCTCCAACTTTAGGTCAGACAACCTGGAATCGCTGTGGTGATGGCATGGCTGCTG GTAGAGGAAAAAATACTGTCACAGTATTTGGACAAAATGCTAGTTCCACCTTGAATCCAGGCACTTGGGGCCCACCCATCCAAAACCCAGGTAGTGGAGCAGTGGGGCAGGGCTGCACTGTTCCCACAGGTGGAGACTCTACAGTCCCCACTACTCATAAGTGCCCCGGGGGCTCATCCCGACAGAGAAAACTTTCCTCAGGTAGAGGAGATGCCACCATGGAGAAGGGGACTAAGAGACCAGGCAGCTTCCCCCTTAAATCTGAGCAGCAGGGAGCCAACCGTCAAAAACCCAGGTGA